A single genomic interval of Granulicella tundricola MP5ACTX9 harbors:
- a CDS encoding HepT-like ribonuclease domain-containing protein, which translates to MPRELRAYLNDVIDSGRDILTYLGDMSLDDYRESSLVRAAVERKFSIIGEAINQALDHYPELQGKIKMDRDIVDFRNRVIHGYFSVNDVLVYSLTKRDLPELMDEMQNLIGEMNL; encoded by the coding sequence ATGCCGCGTGAGTTGAGGGCATATTTAAATGATGTCATCGATTCGGGCCGCGATATCTTGACCTACTTGGGCGATATGTCTTTGGACGACTACAGGGAGAGCAGCCTGGTCCGGGCTGCAGTCGAGCGAAAGTTCTCCATCATCGGCGAGGCGATCAATCAAGCGTTGGATCACTATCCCGAACTTCAGGGAAAAATTAAGATGGATCGCGATATTGTCGATTTCCGGAATCGTGTCATACACGGCTACTTCTCGGTCAATGACGTGCTGGTCTATTCCTTGACGAAGCGTGATCTACCTGAACTTATGGACGAGATGCAGAACCTGATCGGGGAGATGAATCTATGA
- the ruvB gene encoding Holliday junction branch migration DNA helicase RuvB: MSDDRIVSAAPLDEDSLFELKLRPTRLAEFIGQSKAKEQLAIALEAAKSRGEALDHVLLFGPPGLGKTTLATIIANEMGVGFQQTSGPALMIQGDLTAILSNIKDKQVLFLDEVHRLQPVLQEKLYTALEDYSLDIMIGSGPAARTFVLDIKPFTFVAATTRPGLLSSPMRARFGILLRLEFYTDDELRFIVERSAEVLGVPIDRDGAAEIAMRSRGTPRIANRLLRRVRDYAQVRAAGVIDRETANAALEMLEVDAHGFDELDRRLLRTIIEKYDGGPVGLNTLAAALAEEQDALEEVYEPFLIQIGFLDRTPRGRVATRLAYEHLGLEMPRKMSLFS; the protein is encoded by the coding sequence ATGAGCGACGACCGTATCGTCAGCGCGGCACCGCTCGATGAAGATAGTCTTTTTGAACTGAAGCTCCGGCCCACCCGCCTCGCCGAGTTCATCGGTCAGTCGAAGGCCAAGGAACAGCTCGCCATTGCGCTCGAAGCGGCCAAATCGCGCGGCGAAGCCCTCGATCACGTCCTGCTTTTCGGGCCGCCGGGACTGGGCAAGACGACGCTCGCCACCATCATCGCCAACGAGATGGGCGTGGGCTTCCAGCAGACCTCAGGGCCGGCGCTGATGATCCAAGGCGACCTCACCGCCATCCTCTCCAATATCAAGGACAAGCAGGTCCTGTTCCTCGACGAAGTCCATCGTCTGCAGCCTGTCCTGCAGGAGAAGCTCTACACCGCCCTCGAGGACTACTCGCTGGACATCATGATCGGCTCAGGCCCTGCTGCGCGGACGTTCGTGTTGGACATCAAGCCCTTCACCTTCGTCGCCGCGACCACAAGGCCAGGCCTGCTCAGCTCTCCGATGCGCGCTCGCTTCGGCATCCTGCTGCGGCTGGAGTTCTACACGGACGACGAACTTCGTTTCATCGTCGAGCGCTCGGCCGAGGTCCTGGGCGTTCCGATCGACCGCGACGGCGCGGCGGAGATCGCGATGCGCTCCCGTGGAACACCGCGTATCGCCAACCGACTGCTACGGCGCGTCCGGGACTACGCGCAGGTGCGAGCGGCCGGCGTGATCGACCGCGAGACCGCAAACGCGGCGCTTGAGATGCTTGAGGTGGATGCGCACGGCTTCGACGAGCTCGACCGTCGACTCCTGCGGACGATCATCGAAAAATACGATGGCGGCCCAGTCGGCCTCAACACGCTCGCCGCAGCTCTGGCTGAGGAACAGGACGCACTGGAAGAGGTCTACGAGCCGTTCCTGATCCAGATCGGCTTCCTGGATCGCACGCCGCGTGGCCGTGTGGCAACACGTCTGGCCTACGAGCACCTGGGGCTGGAGATGCCGCGCAAGATGAGCCTGTTCAGTTAG
- a CDS encoding endonuclease III domain-containing protein, translated as MEPETLFPVPPDPRIIEIDRRLLAHYGQPPPRDVWNPLDQFIYSLLSSRTKTEQSHQVMRDLRARFGTWENLRDAAVAEIEQTLQIITFPEVKALWLKKDLMEITARCGELSLEFLAKYRTNKIRSWLEQFEGVGAKTSAAVVNFSTLRRRALCVDSHHLRVTQRLGLTPRADAAITEERLMRKIPADWDAIKLDDHHSLIKKHGQELCTFAEPHCRRCPLLDMCPEGQKQTKANPSDIAS; from the coding sequence ATGGAACCCGAAACACTCTTCCCCGTTCCGCCCGACCCGCGCATCATCGAGATCGATCGCCGATTGCTGGCGCACTACGGTCAGCCGCCGCCCCGGGACGTCTGGAATCCCCTGGATCAGTTCATTTACTCGCTTCTGTCTTCCCGCACCAAGACCGAGCAATCCCACCAAGTCATGCGTGACCTGCGCGCACGCTTCGGCACCTGGGAAAATCTGCGTGACGCGGCGGTCGCGGAGATTGAGCAGACCCTCCAGATCATCACGTTTCCAGAGGTCAAGGCCCTTTGGCTCAAGAAAGATCTGATGGAGATTACAGCGCGCTGCGGCGAGCTGTCCCTGGAGTTTCTGGCAAAATACAGGACCAACAAGATCCGCTCCTGGCTTGAGCAGTTTGAAGGCGTGGGGGCAAAGACCTCTGCGGCGGTCGTGAACTTTTCTACGCTTCGCAGAAGAGCCCTCTGCGTGGACTCGCATCATCTGCGCGTGACGCAGCGCCTCGGTCTCACTCCTCGGGCAGATGCAGCGATCACAGAGGAGCGGCTGATGCGCAAGATCCCAGCAGACTGGGACGCCATCAAGCTCGACGACCATCACTCGCTCATCAAGAAGCACGGCCAGGAACTTTGCACCTTCGCTGAGCCGCATTGCAGAAGATGTCCTCTCCTGGATATGTGTCCAGAGGGGCAAAAGCAGACCAAAGCAAATCCTTCAGACATCGCCAGTTAG
- a CDS encoding HAD family hydrolase produces MINALLCDIDGTLVQSNWLHAEAWQVALAEMGIQVELEEVRRQIGKGGEELVPVFVPWWKRKHVQEPLEAYRKFIFQQDYLSKVEPLPKVHEFLLRLKDAGIRLSLASSASKEDLLVYKKIAHMEDLIEEESSADDADRAKPHPDIFQATLKRLKLKPKEVLALGDTPYDAEAAGKAGIWTIGVETGGWSREDLLAAGCVEVYKDVAALLECFDQSALVR; encoded by the coding sequence ATGATCAATGCACTCCTTTGCGATATCGACGGCACCTTGGTGCAAAGCAACTGGCTTCACGCCGAGGCCTGGCAGGTCGCGCTCGCCGAGATGGGCATTCAGGTAGAGCTTGAAGAGGTCCGGCGGCAGATTGGCAAGGGTGGTGAGGAGCTCGTGCCGGTCTTCGTGCCGTGGTGGAAGCGGAAGCATGTGCAGGAGCCGCTGGAAGCCTACCGGAAGTTCATCTTCCAGCAGGACTATCTCTCCAAGGTTGAACCGCTGCCGAAGGTGCATGAGTTCCTGCTGCGCCTGAAAGATGCAGGCATCCGGCTTTCGCTTGCATCCTCCGCCAGCAAAGAGGATCTGCTGGTTTACAAAAAGATCGCCCACATGGAAGACCTGATCGAAGAGGAGAGTTCCGCAGATGACGCTGACCGCGCCAAGCCGCATCCGGACATCTTTCAAGCCACGCTGAAGCGGTTGAAGCTGAAGCCGAAGGAAGTCCTAGCGCTGGGCGATACGCCCTACGACGCGGAGGCTGCGGGCAAGGCCGGTATCTGGACCATCGGCGTGGAGACCGGGGGCTGGTCGAGGGAAGATCTACTGGCAGCCGGCTGCGTTGAGGTCTACAAGGACGTGGCCGCATTGCTGGAGTGCTTTGACCAGAGCGCATTAGTCCGCTGA
- a CDS encoding D-hexose-6-phosphate mutarotase has translation MNLTELNDHFGLSGVLTFEDHNGLTRLQVKTPACTATVYLHGAHLTHWQPTGAQPVLFLSDRSDFAPDKAIRGGIPVCFPWFGPRAGGKPGPSHGFARIQPWEVAFAALSGENVHLTLTLGPTALSRSLGFDGFRVAYEMVLGKKLTLRLTVANYGEGMLKYEEALHTYFSIGEVRRTTIAGLESALFVDKTDGLKEKETPPEALILSGQTDRVFPENVSSTTIGDGPRTITINKSNSATTVVWNPWTEGSVTLKDLRPDAWPGFVCVETANTGEDAITLAPNDAHTMQAEITLGKA, from the coding sequence ATGAACCTGACCGAGCTGAACGACCACTTTGGACTCTCCGGCGTCCTGACCTTTGAGGATCACAACGGCCTCACCCGCCTGCAGGTCAAAACGCCTGCCTGCACCGCTACTGTCTACCTGCACGGCGCGCACCTCACCCACTGGCAGCCGACCGGCGCGCAGCCTGTGCTCTTTCTCTCGGATCGCTCTGACTTTGCTCCCGATAAGGCCATCCGCGGCGGCATACCCGTCTGCTTCCCCTGGTTTGGCCCGCGTGCCGGTGGCAAGCCCGGCCCATCGCACGGCTTCGCGCGCATCCAGCCGTGGGAGGTCGCCTTCGCCGCGCTTTCAGGCGAGAACGTTCACCTAACCCTCACGCTCGGCCCCACCGCGCTTAGCCGCTCGCTCGGCTTTGACGGCTTCCGCGTCGCGTACGAGATGGTTCTGGGCAAAAAGCTTACCTTGCGCCTGACCGTCGCCAACTACGGCGAAGGCATGCTGAAGTATGAAGAGGCGCTGCATACCTACTTCTCCATCGGCGAGGTGCGCAGGACGACGATCGCAGGGCTGGAATCAGCATTATTCGTGGATAAGACCGACGGCCTGAAGGAGAAGGAGACCCCCCCCGAAGCGTTGATCCTAAGCGGCCAGACCGACCGGGTCTTCCCGGAGAACGTCTCGTCCACAACGATCGGCGACGGCCCACGGACCATCACCATCAATAAATCGAACTCCGCCACAACAGTCGTCTGGAACCCATGGACCGAAGGCTCGGTGACCCTGAAGGATCTGCGGCCGGACGCGTGGCCCGGCTTCGTCTGCGTTGAAACCGCCAACACCGGCGAGGACGCGATCACGCTGGCACCCAACGACGCTCACACCATGCAGGCTGAGATCACGCTCGGCAAAGCCTGA
- a CDS encoding Maf family protein, translated as MLILASASPRRHELLKQAGFDFTVEVANINETPLEGEAAAAYVQRLAVEKAQAVCGLHRDKETESYVVLAADTCVVADGQILGKPTDIMDARRMLALLSGRTHAVMTGVAAVFFGPEVKSRTIADVVITQVTFDLMSEQEIASYVATGEPMDKAGAYAIQGYAARWIPRIEGDYFNVVGLPIARVVHLLDQVQVPEE; from the coding sequence ATGCTGATTCTTGCCTCTGCCTCTCCCCGCCGCCACGAACTGCTGAAGCAGGCCGGCTTCGACTTCACCGTCGAGGTCGCCAACATCAATGAGACCCCGCTTGAAGGCGAAGCCGCCGCGGCTTACGTGCAGCGGCTGGCGGTCGAGAAGGCGCAGGCGGTCTGCGGTCTTCACCGCGACAAGGAAACGGAAAGCTACGTCGTCCTCGCAGCCGATACCTGCGTGGTTGCAGACGGACAGATTCTGGGCAAGCCCACCGACATCATGGATGCCCGCAGGATGCTCGCACTGCTCTCCGGGCGAACCCACGCCGTCATGACGGGGGTGGCGGCCGTGTTCTTCGGCCCAGAGGTCAAAAGTCGCACCATCGCCGACGTAGTGATCACGCAGGTCACCTTCGACCTCATGAGCGAGCAGGAGATTGCGAGCTACGTCGCCACCGGGGAACCTATGGATAAGGCCGGAGCCTACGCCATCCAGGGCTATGCCGCACGCTGGATTCCCCGCATCGAAGGCGACTACTTCAACGTCGTTGGCCTGCCGATTGCGCGTGTGGTGCATCTTCTGGATCAAGTGCAGGTTCCAGAGGAGTAG
- the lpxC gene encoding UDP-3-O-acyl-N-acetylglucosamine deacetylase, with amino-acid sequence MQGPAHSEQTIQSEICFNGVGLHSGAEVSMRLIPAPAGSGIVFRRSDLDNFEIPATGRNVAKVSYATSLMRQSVLIQTTEHLLSALIGFGVDNVIVEVDNLEVPILDGSALPYVQAFQSVGLKTQRRRREYLKILKDVEVRDGSKFIGVYPGEGYQIDYSIDFPAPIGCETFRGDLAIGDYANLIAPARTFGFMEDEAMLRNMGLIRGASDACAIILNKHGVQNGPLRFSDEFVRHKVLDLIGDLALAGRRIQGKVVAERAGHAMHTALVQKLMRDRSAWVLAHGFDEITEPEPESSLGLLVLSPAHA; translated from the coding sequence GTGCAAGGCCCCGCTCACTCTGAGCAGACCATTCAATCCGAGATTTGCTTCAACGGAGTGGGTCTCCACAGCGGCGCAGAGGTGTCGATGCGGTTGATTCCAGCGCCTGCGGGCTCCGGCATCGTCTTCCGCCGCAGCGATCTGGACAACTTCGAAATTCCTGCCACCGGCCGCAACGTCGCCAAGGTCAGCTATGCGACCTCCCTCATGCGCCAGTCGGTCCTGATCCAGACCACCGAACATCTCCTCTCCGCTCTCATCGGCTTCGGCGTCGATAACGTGATCGTGGAAGTGGATAACCTTGAAGTCCCCATCCTGGACGGAAGCGCGCTGCCTTACGTTCAGGCCTTCCAGTCTGTCGGCCTCAAGACCCAGCGCCGCCGCCGCGAGTACCTGAAGATACTCAAAGACGTCGAGGTCCGTGACGGCTCGAAGTTCATCGGCGTCTATCCCGGTGAGGGCTACCAGATTGACTACTCGATCGACTTTCCCGCGCCCATCGGCTGCGAGACGTTCCGCGGCGACCTCGCCATCGGCGACTATGCCAACCTCATTGCTCCCGCCCGAACCTTCGGCTTCATGGAAGACGAAGCCATGCTGCGCAACATGGGCCTGATCCGCGGCGCATCGGACGCGTGCGCGATCATTCTGAACAAGCATGGCGTGCAGAACGGCCCGCTGCGCTTTAGCGACGAGTTCGTACGCCACAAGGTGCTGGACCTGATCGGCGATCTCGCTCTTGCCGGTCGTCGCATCCAGGGCAAGGTCGTCGCCGAGCGTGCAGGCCACGCGATGCATACGGCGCTGGTGCAGAAGTTGATGCGCGATCGCTCCGCGTGGGTCCTTGCGCATGGCTTCGACGAGATCACCGAGCCGGAGCCTGAAAGCTCGCTGGGCCTGCTGGTACTCTCTCCAGCGCACGCGTAA
- the folK gene encoding 2-amino-4-hydroxy-6-hydroxymethyldihydropteridine diphosphokinase, with amino-acid sequence MIAAIALGSNLSSTFGGREATLHIAVERLGAVGKVTAVSAFYDTEPVGYTDQPRFLNGAVLLETDLSPAELMRTLLGIELGMGRQREGVPAKGPRVIDLDLLFVGDLVVQSAELTLPHPAMHERAFVLEPLAGIAPHWKHPILGLTVVEMLSRLENS; translated from the coding sequence GTGATTGCCGCCATCGCGCTGGGCTCGAATCTCTCTTCAACCTTTGGCGGCCGTGAGGCGACCCTGCATATCGCAGTAGAACGTCTGGGTGCGGTTGGCAAGGTGACGGCAGTCTCAGCGTTCTACGATACGGAGCCGGTGGGCTACACGGATCAACCGCGCTTCCTGAACGGCGCTGTGCTCCTTGAAACAGACTTGTCTCCTGCGGAACTGATGCGGACCCTACTCGGTATCGAACTTGGCATGGGCAGGCAGCGCGAAGGCGTACCCGCCAAAGGCCCGCGCGTGATCGACCTGGACCTCCTGTTTGTGGGCGATCTGGTCGTCCAGTCGGCAGAGCTGACGCTGCCGCATCCGGCGATGCACGAACGAGCCTTCGTACTGGAGCCGCTGGCCGGGATCGCACCACACTGGAAGCATCCGATCCTGGGGCTTACGGTTGTAGAGATGCTCTCGCGGCTTGAGAATAGCTAG
- the murQ gene encoding N-acetylmuramic acid 6-phosphate etherase: MMNLATLPTETRNPRSEHLDELSTLDMLTVINDEDATVAAAVRAVLPGVAEIVDAIAARFERGGRLFYLGAGTSGRLGVLDASECPPTFSVEPGLFVGLIAGGDSALRRSSESSEDKPEEGARDLLTFDPTPNDTVLGIAASGRTPYVLGALAAANDAGCLTVALTCAGGLEGGSPMGHVAEMAVEVATGPEVLTGSTRMKAGTATKLVLNMISTGVMVRGGMIYGNLMVNVQTSNAKLVDRGVRIIAAATGFEKERAAELLEAGSSVKIAIVMGKLGISREAAQERLSAHKGRLAEALK, translated from the coding sequence ATGATGAATCTCGCAACGCTGCCGACCGAAACGCGTAACCCCCGTTCCGAGCATCTCGACGAACTCTCCACCCTGGACATGCTGACGGTGATCAATGATGAAGATGCGACCGTTGCGGCTGCCGTCCGGGCCGTGCTGCCAGGCGTAGCCGAGATCGTCGATGCGATCGCGGCGCGGTTCGAGCGCGGTGGCCGGCTCTTCTACCTCGGCGCAGGAACCAGCGGACGCCTGGGTGTGCTCGATGCGAGCGAATGTCCGCCGACCTTTTCGGTCGAGCCCGGCCTCTTCGTCGGCCTCATCGCCGGTGGCGACTCAGCGCTGCGCCGCTCCTCTGAAAGCAGCGAGGATAAGCCTGAGGAGGGTGCACGCGATCTGCTCACCTTCGATCCGACCCCCAACGATACAGTTCTCGGCATCGCGGCCAGCGGGCGGACGCCCTACGTCCTCGGCGCGCTGGCGGCAGCGAACGATGCCGGCTGCTTGACCGTCGCATTGACCTGTGCGGGCGGGCTGGAGGGTGGATCGCCCATGGGTCATGTGGCCGAAATGGCTGTCGAAGTGGCCACCGGACCGGAGGTCTTGACGGGCTCCACCCGCATGAAGGCCGGCACCGCGACCAAGCTGGTCCTGAACATGATCTCCACCGGCGTCATGGTGCGGGGCGGCATGATTTACGGCAACCTGATGGTGAACGTGCAAACCTCAAACGCCAAGCTGGTCGATCGCGGCGTGCGCATCATCGCAGCAGCCACAGGCTTCGAGAAGGAGCGCGCGGCGGAGTTGTTGGAGGCAGGCAGCAGCGTGAAGATCGCCATCGTAATGGGCAAGCTCGGTATCTCGCGCGAGGCCGCGCAGGAACGGCTTTCCGCCCACAAAGGCAGGCTCGCAGAAGCTTTGAAGTGA
- a CDS encoding isoaspartyl peptidase/L-asparaginase, with translation MPEKLPILLIHGGAWAMPDAEIDAHENGIRNALAAGYALLERGASAVDAVEAAVVVMEDDETFDAGRGSFLTRDGRVQLDALLMNGADLRTGGVACVERLRNPIRAARLVLEESPHVYFVGTGAERFAMQHGMSLCDNMDLVIPREQKRLYAAQEAELAGLKDTTFSGGSPEATIPDPLLSHDTVGAVALDIHGNLAAATSTGGTLNKAPGRVGDSSLIGCGCYADNLSAAVSLTGWGEPIMKLVLGKWAVDRVQAGATPQQAATDAIAYLHTRLGGHGGVILLGPDGSLGIAHNTPRMAWGLATPAGHSLGVTRN, from the coding sequence ATGCCTGAAAAACTTCCTATCCTCCTGATTCACGGCGGTGCCTGGGCCATGCCGGATGCCGAGATCGATGCCCATGAAAACGGTATCCGCAATGCCCTTGCGGCGGGGTATGCGCTACTGGAGCGTGGTGCTTCGGCGGTGGATGCGGTAGAGGCTGCCGTCGTCGTCATGGAGGACGATGAGACCTTCGACGCGGGGCGTGGATCGTTCCTGACTCGCGATGGGCGCGTGCAGCTCGACGCGCTGCTGATGAATGGTGCCGACCTCCGAACGGGTGGTGTGGCCTGCGTGGAGCGGCTGCGGAATCCCATCCGGGCGGCACGCCTGGTGCTGGAGGAATCGCCGCATGTCTACTTCGTCGGCACCGGCGCGGAACGATTTGCGATGCAGCACGGTATGAGCCTATGCGACAACATGGACCTGGTCATTCCGCGCGAGCAGAAGAGGCTCTATGCGGCGCAGGAGGCGGAGCTCGCGGGGCTGAAGGATACGACGTTTTCGGGCGGGTCGCCGGAGGCTACGATTCCTGATCCTCTGCTCTCGCACGATACGGTGGGTGCGGTGGCTTTGGACATCCACGGCAATCTGGCGGCCGCCACCAGCACCGGCGGCACGTTGAACAAGGCTCCGGGGCGTGTGGGCGATTCGTCGCTCATCGGCTGTGGCTGCTATGCGGACAATCTTTCGGCGGCTGTCTCGCTGACGGGATGGGGTGAGCCCATTATGAAGCTCGTGCTGGGCAAGTGGGCCGTCGACCGCGTGCAGGCCGGAGCAACTCCGCAGCAGGCTGCCACGGATGCGATTGCGTATCTGCACACACGGCTTGGCGGCCACGGTGGCGTGATCCTGCTGGGGCCGGATGGGTCGCTGGGCATCGCGCACAATACACCGCGCATGGCGTGGGGACTGGCGACTCCGGCGGGACACTCGCTTGGGGTTACACGCAACTGA
- a CDS encoding CDP-alcohol phosphatidyltransferase family protein, with protein sequence MTWTSQFGKGSGWLLQKIVNGLAISKISPNVLTFIGLIINIVAALFFGFARGDHAVRYFFYAGLIIIGAGVFDMVDGRVARQTNQVSVFGAFFDSVIDRYSDVCIFFGLLVFYARGNRLFYVGLVAFVMTASLMVSYTRARAEALIGSCKVGFMERPERIVCVILGALCNRWGVMAPALWVLALFSTITVIHRIRYTYNETERRKRLNLA encoded by the coding sequence ATGACCTGGACAAGTCAATTCGGCAAAGGCAGCGGCTGGCTGCTGCAGAAGATCGTCAACGGTCTTGCCATCTCCAAGATCTCCCCCAACGTGCTGACGTTCATCGGGTTGATCATCAACATCGTGGCTGCGTTGTTCTTCGGCTTTGCGCGTGGCGATCATGCGGTGCGGTACTTCTTTTATGCCGGTCTGATCATCATCGGCGCGGGCGTCTTTGACATGGTGGATGGGCGGGTAGCTCGCCAGACCAACCAGGTATCGGTGTTTGGCGCGTTCTTCGATTCGGTGATCGATCGTTACTCGGACGTGTGCATCTTCTTTGGGTTGCTGGTCTTTTATGCGCGCGGCAACCGGTTGTTTTACGTGGGGCTGGTGGCGTTCGTGATGACGGCGTCGCTGATGGTCAGCTACACACGCGCGCGGGCAGAGGCGCTGATCGGGTCCTGCAAGGTGGGCTTCATGGAGCGGCCGGAGCGGATTGTGTGCGTGATCCTGGGGGCGCTGTGTAATCGTTGGGGTGTGATGGCTCCGGCGCTGTGGGTGCTGGCGCTGTTTTCAACGATCACGGTCATTCACCGCATCCGCTACACCTACAACGAAACCGAGCGCCGCAAGCGCCTGAACCTGGCGTGA
- a CDS encoding VOC family protein encodes MLAQASVVGFIPVHDFDLAEGFYAGKLGLTVASRDPFALVLTAAGDVMIRCVLTPEFKPQPYTVFGWEVLDITVSAKALNAAGVETLRYPWFEQDADGVWTAPGGAARVAWFNDPFGNVLSLSQHKAATA; translated from the coding sequence GTGCTTGCCCAGGCCTCTGTTGTTGGCTTCATCCCGGTTCACGACTTCGATCTTGCCGAAGGCTTTTATGCCGGCAAGCTGGGGCTGACTGTGGCCTCTCGCGATCCGTTTGCGCTGGTGCTGACGGCTGCCGGGGATGTCATGATCCGCTGCGTGCTGACTCCGGAGTTCAAGCCACAACCGTATACGGTTTTTGGCTGGGAGGTCTTGGATATTACGGTGTCCGCGAAGGCTCTGAATGCGGCTGGCGTTGAGACGCTGCGTTACCCGTGGTTTGAGCAGGATGCAGATGGCGTATGGACGGCTCCGGGTGGTGCGGCTCGCGTGGCGTGGTTCAACGATCCCTTCGGCAATGTTCTTTCGCTCTCGCAGCACAAGGCGGCGACCGCTTGA
- a CDS encoding GreA/GreB family elongation factor, which translates to MPEHIKAKLAEEIKALEYELTTELPAEIKKAVALGDLSENAEYHMAKQRQVFVNARLGQLKKRMGELAMVNLANIPHDKTGFGSRITVFDSTKDEEIVYQLVTSEESDVSKGLISTTSPIGRALLNKEVGDTVTVVTPNGKRELEVLKLATIHDIALELAAVHETAAAGTTKE; encoded by the coding sequence ATGCCAGAGCACATCAAAGCCAAGTTAGCCGAAGAGATCAAGGCGCTTGAGTACGAACTGACCACCGAACTTCCCGCCGAGATTAAGAAAGCCGTCGCGCTGGGCGATCTCAGCGAAAACGCCGAGTACCACATGGCCAAGCAGCGCCAAGTGTTCGTGAACGCGCGCCTGGGCCAGTTGAAGAAGCGCATGGGCGAGCTCGCCATGGTCAACCTGGCGAATATTCCGCATGACAAGACGGGCTTTGGGTCTCGCATTACCGTGTTCGATTCGACCAAGGATGAAGAGATCGTCTATCAGCTTGTAACGAGCGAAGAGTCGGATGTATCGAAGGGGCTGATCTCGACGACGTCGCCCATCGGCCGTGCGCTGCTGAATAAAGAGGTGGGCGATACGGTGACCGTCGTGACGCCGAACGGCAAGCGCGAGCTCGAGGTTTTGAAGCTGGCGACCATTCACGATATTGCGCTTGAGCTCGCAGCTGTGCATGAAACCGCCGCTGCCGGCACAACCAAGGAGTAG